Proteins from a genomic interval of Clostridium sp. AN503:
- a CDS encoding LysR family transcriptional regulator substrate-binding protein: MSRLSLRPAASLIIDLVNVLRQQESGITINIQERRPTKILASLIDNTADIGIGTYVPSTREQILKEATSHDIHIETVFEDNMCAYLHRNHPLAHRSSVSMEELEHDTPILFNDFVKMDALDTAPPFHQETHNYFSFSDQSCIKKAVAKGLGYAVLPHQSAVDDIYVTSGMVFAVPISDGQPTLTTFLAYCNQFILPSAEQRALLLLRTEYSLLQAQQKQIAGNLQKSSEKGSSGCHLYY; encoded by the coding sequence ATATCGCGGCTGTCCCTGCGGCCTGCAGCTTCTCTGATCATTGACCTTGTCAATGTCCTGCGCCAGCAGGAATCCGGGATCACCATCAATATCCAGGAGCGCCGCCCCACCAAGATCCTTGCCTCCCTGATCGACAATACAGCCGACATCGGGATCGGCACCTATGTCCCAAGCACCAGGGAACAGATCTTAAAGGAGGCGACCAGCCATGATATCCACATCGAGACTGTCTTTGAGGATAACATGTGCGCCTACCTGCACCGGAACCATCCTCTGGCCCATCGAAGCTCTGTATCCATGGAGGAATTGGAACATGACACGCCGATCCTGTTTAATGATTTTGTAAAGATGGATGCTTTAGACACTGCGCCGCCCTTCCATCAGGAGACGCACAACTATTTTAGTTTTTCTGATCAGAGCTGTATTAAAAAGGCAGTTGCAAAGGGGCTTGGCTATGCGGTCCTGCCGCATCAGTCCGCCGTGGATGATATCTATGTGACCAGCGGTATGGTCTTTGCGGTTCCCATTTCTGACGGGCAGCCCACTCTGACCACATTCCTGGCCTACTGCAACCAGTTCATCCTGCCCTCAGCCGAGCAGCGCGCCCTGCTCCTGCTGCGCACGGAATATTCCCTGCTGCAGGCACAGCAAAAACAGATCGCCGGCAATTTGCAGAAGTCCTCCGAAAAAGGCTCTTCCGGCTGCCATCTGTATTATTAG
- a CDS encoding LysR family transcriptional regulator: MRLEQFQYVVEIARCKSMSKASKKLYITQPSLSMAIQNLESELGFQIFKRSFQGVALTEKGEEFLKISNIMVQQLERVKSLSESEAPLNATVNIAAVPAACSFSDH, encoded by the coding sequence ATGCGACTTGAGCAGTTTCAATACGTGGTGGAGATCGCCCGCTGCAAATCCATGTCCAAGGCTTCCAAGAAGCTTTATATCACGCAGCCGTCCCTCAGCATGGCGATCCAGAATCTGGAAAGCGAGCTGGGGTTTCAGATATTTAAAAGATCCTTTCAGGGTGTTGCCCTCACCGAAAAGGGGGAGGAATTTTTAAAGATTTCCAATATTATGGTGCAGCAGCTCGAGCGTGTCAAATCCCTGTCCGAATCAGAAGCGCCGTTAAACGCAACAGTCAATATCGCGGCTGTCCCTGCGGCCTGCAGCTTCTCTGATCATTGA
- a CDS encoding 6-phosphofructokinase: MKNLIVGQSGGPTAVINASLYGVVKEALGHQAEIGHVYGMVYGIEGFLQDKYMDLGQELSAEELELLKLTPAAYLGSCRYKLPEDLSAAFYATVFEKFKELDIGYFLYIGGNDSMDTVSKLSRYAAEHGSDIRFIGIPKTIDNDLVQTDHTPGYGSAAKYVAATVREIVLDASVYRQKAVTIIELMGRHAGWLTAASVLARKHKGDNPVLIYLPETDFELEHFARDLEKALKEQNSVIVCVSEGISDGSGTFICEYGDEAMVDNFGHKMLTGCGKVLESFVRRRFGVKVRSVELNVSQRCSGMAASAVDIEEAALAGSTGVLAALAGETGKMIAFRRVGTDPYQMECCTVDVTQVCNQEQPVPSEWITGEANDIAQAYIDYALPLIMGEADRPMEHGLPKYLYRR; encoded by the coding sequence ATGAAAAATCTTATTGTCGGTCAGTCCGGAGGGCCTACGGCAGTCATCAACGCAAGCCTGTACGGGGTGGTGAAGGAAGCGCTTGGACATCAGGCGGAGATTGGGCATGTCTATGGCATGGTCTATGGAATTGAAGGATTTTTGCAGGATAAGTACATGGATCTGGGCCAGGAGCTTTCTGCGGAGGAGTTAGAGCTTTTGAAGCTGACGCCGGCGGCCTATCTGGGTTCCTGCCGATACAAGCTTCCGGAGGATTTGTCCGCTGCTTTTTATGCAACGGTCTTTGAGAAGTTCAAGGAACTGGATATCGGATATTTTCTGTATATCGGCGGGAATGATTCCATGGATACGGTCAGCAAGCTGTCCCGCTATGCAGCGGAGCACGGGAGCGATATCCGTTTTATCGGCATCCCCAAGACCATTGACAACGACCTGGTCCAGACGGATCACACGCCGGGATATGGCAGCGCGGCCAAATATGTGGCGGCTACGGTCCGGGAGATCGTGCTGGACGCTTCTGTGTACCGCCAGAAGGCGGTTACCATCATCGAGCTGATGGGGCGTCATGCGGGCTGGCTGACAGCAGCCAGTGTGCTGGCGAGGAAGCATAAGGGGGACAACCCGGTTCTCATCTACCTGCCGGAGACGGATTTTGAGCTGGAGCATTTTGCCAGGGATCTGGAAAAGGCCCTGAAGGAGCAGAACAGTGTGATCGTCTGTGTCTCAGAAGGGATTTCTGATGGGTCCGGCACCTTTATCTGCGAATATGGGGACGAGGCCATGGTAGACAATTTTGGACACAAGATGCTGACCGGATGCGGCAAGGTATTGGAAAGCTTTGTAAGGCGCCGGTTTGGGGTGAAGGTCCGTTCTGTGGAGCTGAACGTAAGCCAGCGATGCTCCGGGATGGCGGCGTCTGCAGTGGATATTGAGGAGGCTGCCCTGGCAGGGAGTACAGGGGTTTTAGCTGCTTTGGCAGGGGAGACCGGAAAGATGATCGCATTCCGGCGTGTTGGTACAGATCCTTACCAGATGGAATGTTGTACAGTGGATGTAACTCAGGTGTGCAATCAGGAACAGCCAGTGCCGTCAGAATGGATCACGGGGGAGGCCAATGATATTGCCCAGGCCTATATCGATTATGCTCTGCCGCTGATCATGGGGGAAGCGGACCGGCCAATGGAACACGGGCTTCCCAAATATCTGTACCGCAGATAA
- a CDS encoding SEC-C metal-binding domain-containing protein, translated as MALLETWRNLAYGEGLSDKEKENLWNGYFTIEKGIYEQLLADPAQVVTGTVKELAEKYETEVLIMTGFLDGINESLKGYENPIDTMEEDTEVKIEIDPEKLYYNMVEAKAQWLYELPQWESILSEEKRKELYKQQKASGTIRKEKKIGRNDPCPCGSGLKYKKCCGKNV; from the coding sequence ATGGCATTATTGGAGACATGGAGAAACCTTGCGTACGGCGAGGGTTTGAGTGATAAAGAAAAAGAGAATCTGTGGAATGGATATTTTACGATTGAGAAGGGGATCTACGAGCAGCTTCTTGCAGATCCGGCTCAGGTTGTCACCGGCACTGTGAAAGAACTGGCTGAGAAGTATGAGACCGAGGTCCTGATCATGACTGGATTCCTGGATGGTATCAATGAGAGCCTGAAGGGATACGAGAACCCGATCGACACTATGGAGGAGGATACCGAGGTCAAGATCGAGATCGATCCGGAGAAGCTTTACTACAATATGGTAGAGGCGAAGGCACAGTGGCTGTATGAGCTGCCGCAGTGGGAGTCCATCCTGAGTGAAGAGAAAAGAAAAGAGCTTTACAAACAGCAGAAGGCTTCCGGTACGATCCGCAAGGAGAAAAAGATCGGAAGGAATGATCCGTGTCCTTGCGGCAGCGGTCTGAAATATAAAAAGTGCTGCGGGAAAAACGTATAA
- a CDS encoding class I SAM-dependent methyltransferase, whose amino-acid sequence MDAYTGFAEVYDMFMDNIPYEEWCVYLTGLLEEYGVRDGLVLDLGCGTGTLTRLLAARGYDMIGVDLSDEMLEIAMEKQVGQGDGVPGSILYLNQDMREFELYGTVRAVVSICDSMNYLMEYEDLVRVFKLVNNYLDPGGVFIFDLNTLYKYQVELGEQTIAENREEGSFIWENFYDEEEMVNEYDLTLFIRQEDGRYQKYEETHYQRAYALETVMQAIQAAGLELVALYDAFTKEPPREDSERVYFVAREHGKRA is encoded by the coding sequence ATGGATGCATATACAGGATTTGCAGAAGTATATGATATGTTTATGGACAACATTCCCTATGAGGAGTGGTGCGTCTATCTGACCGGGCTTTTAGAGGAGTACGGGGTCCGCGACGGCCTGGTGCTGGATCTTGGCTGCGGCACAGGCACGCTGACCAGGCTTTTGGCGGCGCGGGGTTATGACATGATCGGTGTGGATCTGTCGGATGAGATGCTGGAGATCGCCATGGAAAAGCAGGTGGGGCAGGGGGATGGAGTTCCGGGAAGCATCCTCTATCTAAACCAGGATATGCGGGAGTTTGAGCTTTATGGTACGGTCCGGGCTGTTGTGAGCATCTGCGATTCCATGAATTATCTGATGGAATATGAGGATCTGGTCCGGGTCTTTAAGCTTGTCAACAATTATCTGGACCCGGGCGGAGTATTTATTTTCGATCTGAACACTTTATATAAATATCAGGTGGAGTTGGGAGAGCAGACGATCGCAGAGAACCGGGAGGAAGGGAGCTTTATCTGGGAAAACTTCTATGATGAGGAGGAGATGGTCAATGAATATGATCTGACCCTGTTTATCCGTCAGGAGGATGGCCGCTACCAGAAATATGAGGAGACCCACTACCAGCGCGCCTATGCGCTGGAGACGGTGATGCAGGCGATCCAAGCTGCGGGGCTGGAGCTCGTGGCATTGTATGATGCGTTTACAAAAGAGCCGCCGCGGGAGGACAGTGAGCGCGTGTATTTTGTGGCGCGGGAACATGGGAAACGCGCGTGA
- the hslO gene encoding Hsp33 family molecular chaperone HslO — protein MSDYMIRATAADGQIRAFAATTRELVEFARSAHNTSPVATAALGRLLTAGAMMGVMMKGEKDLLTLKIEGDGPIQGLTVTADSKGNVKGYVFNPEVLLPPNEKGKLDVGGALGIGVLSVIKDIGLKEPYVGQTILVTGEIAEDLTYYFATSEQTPSSVALGVLMNRENTVRQAGGFILQLLPGASEEMISGLEKRLGEITSVTDLLDRGMTPEEILEYILGDFGLEILDRIPAQFTCNCSKERIEKALISVGRHELQDMIDEGKTIEVNCHFCSRHYPFEVEELKELLEKAK, from the coding sequence ATGTCAGATTATATGATCAGGGCGACGGCAGCAGACGGGCAGATCCGTGCATTTGCCGCCACCACAAGGGAATTGGTGGAATTTGCGCGCAGCGCGCACAATACCAGTCCGGTGGCGACGGCGGCGTTAGGACGGCTTTTGACGGCCGGCGCTATGATGGGTGTGATGATGAAGGGGGAGAAGGATCTTTTAACCCTTAAGATAGAAGGAGACGGGCCAATCCAGGGACTGACGGTGACTGCGGACTCCAAAGGCAATGTAAAGGGCTATGTGTTTAACCCGGAGGTGCTGCTGCCGCCCAATGAGAAGGGCAAGCTGGATGTGGGCGGCGCACTGGGGATCGGAGTGCTCAGCGTGATCAAGGACATCGGACTGAAGGAGCCATACGTGGGGCAGACGATCCTGGTGACCGGAGAGATCGCAGAGGATCTGACCTATTACTTTGCAACCTCGGAACAGACGCCGTCCAGTGTGGCGCTGGGCGTGCTGATGAACCGGGAAAACACAGTGCGGCAGGCGGGGGGATTTATCCTTCAGCTGCTGCCGGGGGCTTCGGAGGAGATGATATCCGGGCTGGAAAAAAGACTGGGAGAGATCACCTCTGTTACGGACCTTCTGGACCGGGGGATGACGCCGGAGGAGATCCTTGAGTATATCCTGGGAGATTTTGGGCTGGAGATCCTGGACCGGATACCGGCGCAGTTTACCTGCAACTGTTCTAAGGAGCGGATTGAGAAAGCCCTGATCAGCGTAGGCAGGCATGAGCTTCAGGATATGATCGACGAGGGAAAGACCATTGAGGTGAACTGTCATTTCTGCAGCCGGCATTATCCGTTTGAAGTAGAGGAATTGAAGGAATTGCTGGAAAAGGCAAAATAG
- the udp gene encoding uridine phosphorylase: MNYSEHEEKLYHIQVGKGEVGRYVILPGDPKRCEKIAKYFEDPVLVADSREYVTYTGTLDGVKVSVTSTGIGGPSAAIAMEELFQCGADTFIRVGTSGGMDLDVKSGDLVVANGAIRMEGTSKEYAPIEFPAVPDFDVTTALKQAAVNLGLPHHVGVVQCKDSFYGQHSPETKPVGYELTAKWDAWVRLGCKASEMESAAVFIVADYLKARAGSVLLVMANQERAKAGLENPVIHDTDAAIRTAVEAIRILIREDGARA, translated from the coding sequence ATCAATTATTCGGAACATGAAGAGAAGCTGTATCATATCCAGGTGGGCAAAGGCGAAGTGGGAAGGTATGTGATCCTGCCGGGTGACCCGAAGCGGTGTGAGAAAATCGCAAAGTATTTTGAGGATCCTGTCCTGGTTGCCGACAGCAGGGAGTATGTGACTTATACGGGAACCCTGGACGGAGTGAAGGTCAGCGTGACTTCCACCGGGATCGGCGGGCCTTCGGCGGCGATCGCCATGGAGGAGCTGTTCCAGTGCGGCGCAGATACTTTTATCCGGGTCGGTACCAGCGGCGGTATGGATCTTGATGTGAAGAGCGGTGATCTGGTGGTGGCAAATGGAGCTATCCGCATGGAGGGGACCAGTAAGGAGTATGCGCCCATCGAATTTCCCGCGGTGCCGGACTTTGATGTGACGACGGCCCTCAAACAGGCTGCGGTGAACCTGGGGCTGCCCCATCATGTGGGAGTCGTACAGTGCAAGGATTCGTTTTACGGACAGCATTCCCCGGAGACCAAGCCGGTCGGGTATGAGCTGACGGCAAAATGGGATGCCTGGGTGAGGCTGGGCTGCAAGGCGTCGGAGATGGAATCGGCGGCAGTTTTTATCGTAGCGGATTATTTAAAGGCCAGGGCCGGATCTGTGCTGTTGGTGATGGCGAACCAGGAGAGGGCGAAGGCTGGTCTTGAGAATCCGGTGATCCATGATACGGACGCGGCTATCCGCACGGCGGTGGAGGCCATCCGTATCCTGATCCGGGAGGATGGGGCCAGAGCGTGA
- the deoC gene encoding deoxyribose-phosphate aldolase encodes MEVREMLQYVDHTQLGQTAVWEDIRNLCDEAVEYGTASVCIPPSYVKQAKEYVGDKMAVCTVIGFPNGYNTTAVKEYETKDALANGADEIDMVINLGWVKDGRYDLVEQEIRSLKAVCGEKILKVIIETCLLTDEEKIRMCQLVTDAGADYIKTSTGFSKAGATFADIALFAAHVGSGVKMKAAGGISSLEDAGKFLELGAHRLGTSRMVKLVQEKKD; translated from the coding sequence ATGGAAGTAAGAGAGATGCTTCAGTATGTAGACCATACACAGCTTGGACAGACCGCTGTGTGGGAGGATATCCGGAATTTATGTGATGAGGCGGTGGAATACGGCACTGCGTCTGTCTGCATCCCGCCGTCCTACGTAAAGCAGGCGAAGGAATACGTGGGAGATAAGATGGCAGTCTGTACGGTCATCGGTTTCCCCAACGGTTATAACACCACGGCGGTGAAGGAGTATGAGACAAAGGATGCCCTGGCAAACGGCGCGGATGAGATCGATATGGTCATCAACCTGGGGTGGGTCAAGGATGGACGTTATGATCTGGTGGAACAGGAGATCCGCAGTTTAAAAGCGGTCTGCGGGGAAAAGATCTTAAAGGTGATCATCGAGACCTGCCTGCTGACAGACGAAGAGAAGATCCGCATGTGCCAGTTGGTGACGGACGCAGGCGCAGATTATATCAAGACCTCCACCGGGTTTTCAAAGGCAGGGGCTACCTTTGCTGATATTGCCCTGTTTGCGGCCCATGTGGGGAGCGGAGTGAAGATGAAGGCGGCGGGCGGCATCAGCAGCCTGGAGGATGCGGGGAAGTTTCTTGAGCTGGGAGCGCACCGGCTGGGAACCAGCCGGATGGTGAAGCTGGTACAGGAAAAGAAGGACTGA
- a CDS encoding cytidine deaminase, producing the protein MRFTTEEANTEPETGTERRQAMDRETLIRMAIEAMGRSYSPYSGFRVGAALLTKDGAVYQGCNIENAAYTPTNCAERTAFFKAVSEGKREFEAICIVGGPDGVLTDYTAPCGVCRQVMMEFCDPDTFRIILAVDEEHCREFRLKELLPMGFGPANLERSM; encoded by the coding sequence CTGAGGTTTACCACAGAGGAAGCAAATACGGAACCGGAAACTGGAACAGAGAGGAGGCAGGCGATGGATAGAGAAACTTTGATCCGTATGGCAATTGAGGCGATGGGACGGTCTTATTCCCCCTACTCAGGCTTTCGAGTAGGAGCGGCGCTGCTCACAAAGGACGGCGCGGTCTATCAGGGATGCAATATTGAAAATGCCGCCTATACCCCGACCAACTGTGCAGAGCGGACCGCATTTTTTAAAGCGGTCAGTGAAGGAAAACGGGAATTTGAGGCAATCTGCATCGTGGGCGGGCCAGACGGTGTCCTTACGGATTATACCGCGCCCTGCGGCGTCTGCCGACAGGTAATGATGGAATTTTGTGATCCTGATACGTTCCGTATCATCCTGGCTGTGGACGAAGAACACTGTCGGGAATTCCGGTTGAAGGAGCTGCTTCCGATGGGATTTGGACCGGCAAACTTAGAGAGGAGCATGTAA
- a CDS encoding phosphopentomutase, which produces MAEKAFKRVFVIVIDSLGAGAAADAEDYNDVGSDTLGHISQSVDTFKIPNLQRLGLANLHPLKQVAPAEYPLGYYTKLSEKSRGKDTMTGHWELMGLRTEKPFITFTETGFPPELIAELERRTGHKVIGNKSSSGTAILDELAEEEIATGHMIVYTSADSVLQICGNEETFDLKELYRCCEIARELTMRDEWKVGRVIARPYVGKKRGEFKRTSNRHDYAVEPFGKTALDALKDHGLDVISVGKINDIFAGCGITEALHSDSSVHGMEQTIEIAKRPFHGVCFVNLVDFDALWGHRRDPKGYAEELERFDEKLGVLLEELGEDDLLMITADHGNDPTYTGTDHTREKVPLLIYSKSLEGSGPLPETDTFAAVGATITDNFGLDMPEGTIGTSLKPWIK; this is translated from the coding sequence ATGGCAGAAAAAGCATTTAAACGCGTGTTTGTGATCGTCATCGATTCCCTGGGGGCCGGTGCCGCTGCGGATGCGGAGGATTATAACGATGTGGGAAGCGATACTCTGGGACATATATCCCAGAGCGTGGATACCTTTAAGATACCAAACCTGCAAAGGCTGGGCCTGGCCAATCTTCATCCGTTAAAGCAGGTGGCGCCGGCGGAGTATCCGCTGGGATATTATACGAAGCTGAGTGAGAAGAGCCGCGGCAAGGATACCATGACCGGCCACTGGGAGCTGATGGGCCTTCGGACGGAGAAGCCGTTTATCACCTTTACAGAGACCGGGTTTCCGCCGGAGCTGATCGCAGAACTGGAACGGCGCACGGGACACAAGGTCATCGGCAACAAAAGCTCCAGCGGTACGGCGATCCTGGATGAACTTGCGGAGGAAGAGATTGCGACGGGGCATATGATCGTATATACATCGGCGGACTCCGTGCTGCAGATCTGCGGGAATGAGGAGACCTTTGATCTAAAGGAACTGTACCGCTGCTGTGAGATTGCCAGGGAATTGACCATGAGGGATGAGTGGAAGGTGGGCCGTGTCATTGCGCGCCCTTATGTGGGTAAGAAGCGCGGGGAATTTAAGCGGACCAGCAACCGCCACGACTATGCGGTGGAGCCTTTTGGAAAGACCGCCCTGGATGCGTTGAAGGATCATGGGCTGGATGTGATCTCAGTCGGGAAGATCAATGATATTTTTGCCGGCTGCGGGATCACGGAGGCGCTGCATTCCGACAGCTCTGTGCATGGGATGGAGCAGACGATCGAGATCGCGAAGAGACCGTTTCACGGCGTCTGCTTTGTGAACCTGGTTGATTTTGACGCACTCTGGGGGCACCGGCGTGATCCAAAAGGATATGCAGAGGAGCTGGAGCGGTTTGATGAGAAGCTGGGAGTACTTCTTGAGGAACTGGGAGAAGACGACCTGCTGATGATCACGGCGGACCATGGCAACGATCCGACCTATACGGGGACCGACCACACCAGGGAAAAAGTGCCGTTACTCATCTATTCTAAGTCCCTGGAGGGAAGCGGACCGCTGCCGGAAACCGATACCTTTGCGGCGGTGGGAGCTACGATCACGGATAATTTTGGTCTGGATATGCCGGAGGGGACGATCGGGACTTCCTTAAAGCCCTGGATCAAGTAG
- a CDS encoding cold-shock protein → MNKGTVKWFNNQKGYGFISDEQGNDVFVHFSGLEMDGYKTLEEGAQVQFEVTEGAKGPQAIHVTTL, encoded by the coding sequence ATGAACAAAGGTACAGTTAAGTGGTTTAACAACCAGAAGGGCTACGGTTTCATCAGCGACGAGCAGGGCAACGACGTATTTGTGCACTTCTCCGGTCTCGAGATGGACGGCTACAAGACGCTTGAAGAAGGCGCGCAGGTTCAGTTTGAGGTAACAGAAGGTGCAAAGGGCCCGCAGGCCATTCATGTGACCACACTGTAA
- a CDS encoding DUF5662 family protein, whose protein sequence is MDGNKAWRHLVTITEHKLLVMQNCFRVGLYRQGLLHDLSKYSPAEFLTGVRYYQGTRSPNAAERDEKGYSTAWLHHKGRNKHHFEYWIDFSKTSKGLVGCRMPVCYLVEMVMDRIAASRVYRGKDYTDAAAWEYYLHEQPYLEGVMNPETKAELEKILKMLKDKGERKTFAYLRKLLKRGDYGIGGEKV, encoded by the coding sequence ATGGATGGAAACAAGGCGTGGCGCCATCTGGTGACGATCACAGAACACAAACTGCTGGTGATGCAAAACTGCTTCCGGGTGGGACTTTACCGCCAGGGGCTTTTGCATGATCTGTCAAAATACAGTCCGGCGGAGTTTTTGACCGGCGTCCGGTACTATCAGGGTACCAGGAGCCCTAACGCTGCGGAGCGGGATGAAAAGGGCTATTCCACTGCATGGCTGCACCACAAGGGGCGCAACAAGCACCATTTTGAATACTGGATTGATTTTTCCAAAACCAGCAAGGGGTTAGTGGGCTGCCGGATGCCGGTGTGCTATCTGGTGGAGATGGTGATGGACCGGATCGCGGCATCCAGGGTTTACCGCGGAAAGGATTACACGGATGCGGCTGCATGGGAATATTATTTACATGAGCAGCCCTATCTGGAGGGAGTCATGAATCCGGAGACCAAGGCGGAGCTGGAGAAGATCCTTAAAATGCTGAAGGATAAGGGTGAGCGCAAAACATTTGCTTACTTGAGAAAGCTTTTGAAGCGCGGCGATTATGGGATAGGAGGAGAAAAGGTATGA
- a CDS encoding D-cysteine desulfhydrase family protein, with amino-acid sequence MSIQTGRARTLLAGLPKVQLGFFPTPLHRLDRLSEQLGVELYIKRDDFTGISLFGGNKIRKLEYLIGDAEARGCEYVFTFGATQSNHAMQTVCACRRRGLKPVIYLVAIVKPDEADVRSNLLLDKILGAEVHIVEIEAGETEEDAEERSFVLAREHMARLEAEGHRCYEVPMGGASDVGSVGFIDGYVELEEQLEAAGIHADYIFHGTGTGGTMAGLHAGRKLTGSDAEIISINVSFKDDGYPARCADLANRSLALIGAEDVRVDAHEDIHTDLGYYLPGYEIPNEAASEAIRLLAREEGLFVDPVYTGKAFAGMLDHIRSGRVEKGSTVVFWHTGGATALFAEKEILGDITKA; translated from the coding sequence ATGAGCATTCAGACCGGGAGAGCGAGAACATTGCTGGCAGGGCTGCCCAAAGTGCAGCTGGGATTTTTCCCTACGCCGCTGCACAGGCTGGACCGCCTGTCAGAGCAGCTGGGCGTGGAGCTGTATATCAAACGGGATGATTTTACCGGGATCAGTTTGTTTGGCGGCAACAAGATACGGAAGCTGGAGTATCTGATCGGCGATGCGGAGGCCAGGGGCTGCGAGTATGTGTTCACATTTGGGGCCACCCAGTCCAACCATGCCATGCAGACCGTATGCGCCTGCCGCAGGCGCGGCCTGAAGCCGGTGATCTATCTGGTGGCGATCGTAAAGCCGGATGAGGCGGATGTGCGGTCCAATCTTTTGCTGGATAAGATCCTGGGGGCGGAGGTACATATTGTGGAGATCGAGGCGGGCGAGACGGAGGAGGACGCGGAAGAACGTTCCTTTGTGCTGGCCCGGGAACATATGGCCAGACTGGAGGCAGAGGGGCACCGCTGCTATGAAGTGCCGATGGGCGGAGCCAGCGATGTGGGAAGCGTGGGTTTTATTGACGGGTATGTGGAGCTGGAGGAACAGCTGGAGGCAGCGGGCATCCATGCGGACTATATATTCCATGGCACCGGTACCGGCGGAACCATGGCCGGCCTGCACGCGGGACGGAAGCTCACAGGTTCGGATGCGGAGATTATTTCGATCAACGTGAGCTTTAAGGATGACGGGTATCCGGCGAGGTGTGCGGATCTGGCGAACCGCAGCCTGGCCCTGATCGGTGCGGAGGATGTAAGGGTGGATGCACATGAGGATATCCATACGGACTTGGGGTATTATCTGCCGGGGTATGAGATTCCCAACGAGGCTGCCAGCGAAGCGATCCGGCTTCTGGCGCGGGAGGAAGGCCTGTTTGTAGATCCGGTCTATACCGGAAAGGCATTTGCCGGTATGCTGGACCATATCCGGTCCGGCAGGGTAGAAAAGGGCAGCACGGTGGTATTCTGGCACACGGGCGGTGCGACGGCGCTGTTTGCAGAAAAGGAGATCCTGGGGGATATTACAAAAGCGTAG